Proteins encoded in a region of the Puniceibacterium sp. IMCC21224 genome:
- a CDS encoding GEVED domain-containing protein codes for MSQSVVVGGFRRFVYGLMACTTFGATQAQAGDFQIDWSTFDWPAGVTGPLVRTLRDQYGFEVDATVEHTGIFSNYSGSTPSPDDVAIFGGNVESLIIVSDAPQNLGAIGDSRTISTVSASSGGIAFPVDSLTIDVLDIDANDNNSTTDRCDFITAFGNNGNPTMAALSATPSVIAGPGPGSGLTGALGANQAQCIYVEGFAGSPTSPNDDSGTIRATFPDATSSVTFWYDESIQNVRNYASFINYDPGARGIGMFGNANFSVDQSISLSRSATPSTGTQGETVTYTYTVTNTGSLPFNPGQDVLIEDDLLGTVTCNTISTLIAPGGTVTCEAPYTITAADVLTGSVDSNAVAGIGAIGQPFVARLQSDTQPLSVVSSVILGGGGGAQNCTPQSVFAQPRTQLAGPGTNTNMTTSDIFLFDDVTVDNNGNPIDVVFQLDQISNAINLELTSGLQARMTPVDNGYVVYRLRLVQDGTATAANPLGTAIEQSRFNGIIVQQTDIDSRGPGDDSTDVGGPIETPTTISHFNTAPIASFPAGGNAIGQDPAKAGNPLDWFDEPNETDFDNYATYEYDTFVEARFIHGYTGTSTVPATRGSGILLCAIANTSADVIAEDDDYTASPVNTLLGGTAGEVMANDTILGLPATPLNATLEVLTEAVPQNLGDPVPLLETAGLDAGRVTVPAGVPAGVYTIEYRLCSAVDPTDCDRARVTIAVFEGLGLDFGDAPLSYLTASHTVGVVASVYLGATPPDIELVAQTDATATADDLLGTDDEDGLIFPVLTQGAVSTLEVTVNGAGYLQAWLDFNGDGLFEDALGERIGTDLRDDGTQFDNIAGDGVIQIDVTVPANATTSLTFSRFRYATDTGVVVAGLALDGEVEDHSLIIAAADLVDRGDAPASYGDPRHVVVPDIYLGAAEPDTETSPQNSVNADGDDLADLDDEDSVATFPVLEAGTTVSLTVQTHETLSAQLDLPIPTLLPGITNLQLWIDYNQNGVFDTSEHIAVDYRDGDTGDTDGVFNNQISFDISVPADIGNGQSYARLRWSTTSAVAADPFDGLNFDGEVEDYLVTLSNPNGPLSCTANIYMVATETAQNLPALSELAFTESGGNYTLNQTLFPPDYTGNYLVTGWGYNELDDYIYGVRQSPRTLMRINAAGAVQEVADLSGLGIESPDSTADILPNGIMVYMSGTSNNIYQLLDISDPANPVNLGVLTAGAGSPYGRDIAYNPRDGMMYFIDPNRDVYILDPRDGVPGATTVTLVGNVPLPAGYGAIDIDSVWFDGSGFFYGFDNQSRQVFVVELGGDGDRPGSFQFIEVLGTVQDLTYQGNDGASCRAFPGPFVSTVFLDGTISGTLYEDANNSGVFDAGETGLPVGITVELYDENGTPANFADDTLVTSTETAADGTYSFISVDSSLTYRIQVDEADPEIPASLVMSTANPITGVTVATGTETPDQNFGFVTAAASADLSLTKVAIDVASGQPTTEATAGTEIDFVLSVTNDGPGSVTGVRVRDQIPNGYTYVSDDAAAAGDTYASSTGVWTVGDVANGATEVLTIRVTMNPTGEHTNRAEIVASSLPDPDSDPAVGALTDDLSDGVADDDEASAAISFVGTGAILSGNVFEDNGAGGATAYDGLKGGTEPATNKAVVSVLNASSVLIGTPDVAADGSWSLTLPEGYSDAVTVSIAPAVGLRTVSEAPGALPGLVNAAPRDGSFTFTPVPGVAYSDLNFGLIEVARLSQSQQSAIRAGQVVTLRHEYLADSDGTVIFDVDIQQASAPGLFSVGLFLDAACDGSVGAAVDGALPISANTRICLVARVSVSSAASAGSTIGFDLVADTTYGASGLTEQDRNTDLVRVESPNGALKLSKTVRNVTQGTPEGVSNGAAAGDVLEYRVYLENPGVLPATDIVIHDRTPPYTVLATAIPSPVNVGGDVVCSVAAPGVNAGGYSGALRWECTGTHRPGAIGAVSFQVQIAP; via the coding sequence TTGTCCCAATCAGTTGTTGTCGGCGGATTTCGTCGTTTTGTTTATGGTTTGATGGCTTGCACAACCTTTGGGGCGACGCAGGCGCAAGCCGGGGATTTCCAGATCGACTGGAGCACTTTTGACTGGCCCGCCGGTGTAACCGGCCCGCTGGTGCGGACTCTGAGGGATCAGTACGGCTTTGAGGTCGATGCGACGGTCGAGCATACCGGCATCTTTTCCAACTATTCCGGCAGCACGCCGTCGCCTGATGATGTTGCGATCTTCGGCGGTAACGTCGAATCGCTGATCATTGTGTCGGACGCGCCGCAGAATTTGGGTGCAATTGGTGATTCGCGCACCATTTCGACGGTATCGGCCAGCTCGGGTGGTATCGCCTTTCCGGTGGATAGTCTGACGATCGACGTGCTTGATATCGATGCCAATGACAACAACAGCACGACTGACCGATGCGATTTCATCACGGCGTTTGGCAATAATGGCAATCCGACAATGGCCGCTCTGAGCGCCACGCCCTCGGTCATCGCGGGACCGGGACCGGGGAGCGGGCTGACCGGCGCACTGGGGGCCAACCAGGCCCAATGTATTTACGTCGAAGGCTTTGCCGGATCACCGACGTCACCCAACGACGACAGCGGGACGATCCGGGCAACCTTTCCCGATGCGACATCCTCGGTCACGTTCTGGTATGATGAAAGTATCCAGAACGTCCGCAATTACGCCAGCTTTATCAACTACGACCCCGGTGCGCGGGGTATTGGCATGTTCGGCAATGCAAACTTTTCGGTTGACCAAAGCATAAGCCTGTCGCGCAGCGCCACGCCCAGCACAGGGACCCAGGGCGAAACTGTCACCTATACCTATACTGTCACCAACACTGGTTCCTTGCCGTTCAACCCTGGGCAGGACGTGCTGATCGAAGATGATCTGTTGGGCACAGTGACCTGCAACACGATCAGCACGCTTATCGCCCCCGGCGGCACAGTGACCTGCGAGGCACCTTACACAATCACTGCGGCGGACGTTCTGACGGGGTCTGTTGATAGCAATGCCGTGGCCGGAATCGGGGCCATCGGACAGCCGTTTGTTGCGCGCCTGCAATCGGACACGCAGCCGCTTTCGGTTGTCAGCAGTGTCATCCTCGGTGGTGGCGGTGGCGCACAGAATTGCACACCCCAGTCGGTGTTTGCGCAGCCCCGCACCCAGCTGGCCGGCCCGGGCACCAACACCAACATGACCACTTCGGATATCTTCCTGTTCGACGACGTGACCGTGGACAACAATGGCAATCCGATCGATGTGGTCTTTCAACTCGACCAGATCAGCAACGCGATCAACCTCGAACTGACCAGCGGGTTACAGGCGCGGATGACTCCGGTCGACAACGGATATGTGGTTTACCGCCTGCGGCTTGTCCAGGATGGCACTGCCACCGCTGCAAATCCGCTGGGCACCGCGATCGAACAAAGCCGGTTCAACGGCATCATCGTGCAGCAGACGGATATCGACAGCCGCGGCCCCGGGGACGATTCGACAGATGTTGGCGGGCCGATCGAAACACCAACAACCATCTCACATTTCAATACAGCGCCGATCGCATCTTTTCCTGCCGGAGGCAACGCCATCGGTCAAGATCCGGCCAAGGCAGGTAATCCGCTCGACTGGTTCGACGAGCCGAACGAAACCGATTTTGACAACTACGCAACCTACGAATACGACACCTTTGTCGAGGCCCGGTTCATCCATGGCTACACCGGGACATCGACCGTGCCCGCCACCCGTGGGTCGGGCATTCTGCTCTGCGCCATTGCCAATACGTCGGCGGATGTCATCGCCGAAGACGACGATTACACCGCGTCGCCGGTCAACACCCTGCTGGGCGGAACGGCGGGTGAGGTCATGGCCAACGACACCATCCTTGGCCTGCCTGCGACCCCGCTCAACGCCACGCTCGAAGTGCTGACCGAAGCTGTGCCGCAGAACCTGGGTGACCCGGTTCCCCTGCTGGAAACCGCCGGACTGGATGCGGGGCGCGTGACGGTTCCGGCGGGTGTTCCCGCGGGCGTCTATACTATCGAATACCGCCTCTGTTCTGCGGTCGATCCCACCGATTGTGACCGTGCCCGCGTGACGATTGCGGTGTTCGAGGGGCTTGGACTGGATTTCGGCGATGCGCCGCTTAGTTATCTGACGGCTTCGCATACGGTGGGAGTCGTGGCATCTGTCTATCTTGGCGCAACACCGCCGGACATCGAACTGGTTGCGCAAACCGATGCCACCGCCACGGCGGACGATTTGCTGGGTACTGACGACGAGGACGGATTGATCTTTCCAGTGCTGACCCAGGGCGCGGTCAGCACGCTGGAAGTGACTGTGAATGGCGCGGGGTATCTTCAGGCCTGGCTTGATTTCAACGGTGACGGACTGTTCGAAGATGCCCTGGGCGAGCGTATCGGCACAGATCTGCGCGACGACGGCACGCAGTTCGACAATATCGCGGGCGACGGAGTGATCCAGATCGACGTGACAGTTCCCGCGAACGCGACCACGTCGCTCACCTTTTCGCGCTTTCGTTATGCCACCGACACGGGTGTGGTTGTCGCAGGGCTGGCGCTCGATGGTGAGGTCGAGGATCATTCGCTGATTATTGCCGCCGCCGATCTGGTGGATCGCGGCGACGCACCTGCCAGCTATGGCGATCCGCGCCATGTGGTCGTGCCAGACATCTATCTGGGCGCAGCAGAACCCGATACGGAAACCAGCCCGCAAAACAGCGTGAATGCCGATGGCGACGATTTGGCCGATCTGGACGACGAAGATTCCGTCGCCACCTTCCCGGTGCTCGAAGCAGGCACAACCGTGTCGCTGACCGTACAAACCCACGAGACGCTGAGCGCTCAACTGGACCTGCCCATTCCGACGCTGCTTCCGGGTATCACCAACCTGCAACTCTGGATCGACTATAACCAGAACGGCGTTTTCGATACCTCTGAACATATCGCTGTAGATTACCGCGACGGCGACACAGGTGACACCGACGGTGTCTTCAACAACCAGATCAGCTTTGACATTTCGGTGCCTGCGGATATCGGCAACGGTCAATCCTATGCGCGGTTGCGTTGGTCCACGACCAGCGCGGTGGCTGCCGATCCGTTTGACGGGCTGAATTTCGACGGCGAGGTCGAGGACTACCTTGTCACTCTGTCCAATCCCAACGGGCCGCTGAGCTGCACTGCCAACATCTACATGGTTGCAACCGAAACGGCGCAGAACCTGCCCGCGCTCAGCGAACTAGCGTTCACGGAAAGCGGCGGGAATTACACGCTCAACCAAACGTTGTTTCCGCCAGATTATACCGGCAATTACCTGGTGACGGGCTGGGGCTACAACGAGCTGGACGACTACATCTACGGTGTGCGTCAAAGCCCGCGCACACTGATGCGGATCAACGCAGCTGGTGCAGTGCAGGAAGTGGCAGACCTATCCGGTCTGGGCATTGAATCGCCAGATTCCACAGCAGACATCCTGCCCAACGGGATCATGGTTTACATGTCCGGCACAAGTAACAACATCTATCAGCTGCTTGACATATCTGACCCGGCGAACCCGGTGAACCTGGGTGTGCTGACTGCTGGCGCAGGCTCGCCCTATGGCCGGGACATTGCCTACAATCCGCGGGACGGAATGATGTATTTCATCGACCCTAATCGCGACGTCTATATTCTGGATCCGCGCGACGGGGTCCCAGGTGCGACAACAGTGACGCTGGTGGGCAACGTGCCTTTGCCAGCGGGGTATGGTGCGATTGACATCGATTCCGTATGGTTTGACGGATCGGGCTTTTTCTATGGGTTCGACAATCAGTCCCGCCAGGTGTTCGTGGTCGAACTGGGCGGGGATGGTGACCGTCCCGGCAGTTTCCAGTTCATCGAAGTCCTGGGAACCGTCCAAGATCTGACCTATCAGGGCAATGACGGTGCGTCTTGCCGTGCCTTTCCGGGGCCCTTCGTGTCGACGGTGTTCCTAGACGGCACAATCTCTGGCACACTTTACGAGGATGCGAATAATTCCGGGGTCTTTGATGCCGGTGAGACGGGGCTGCCGGTCGGCATCACCGTAGAACTGTACGACGAAAACGGGACGCCTGCCAACTTTGCGGATGACACGCTGGTGACCAGCACCGAAACCGCCGCTGACGGCACCTACAGCTTTATTTCCGTCGATTCGTCGCTCACTTACCGGATCCAAGTGGACGAGGCCGATCCCGAGATCCCGGCTTCGCTGGTTATGTCGACCGCCAACCCGATCACTGGGGTCACAGTGGCGACCGGAACCGAAACCCCGGATCAGAATTTCGGCTTTGTCACGGCTGCGGCATCGGCGGATCTGTCGCTGACCAAGGTGGCGATTGACGTCGCCAGTGGTCAACCCACGACCGAGGCCACCGCAGGCACCGAGATAGATTTCGTGCTGAGCGTGACCAATGACGGCCCCGGTTCTGTGACCGGCGTCCGGGTGCGCGATCAAATCCCGAATGGCTATACCTATGTCTCGGACGATGCGGCAGCCGCGGGCGACACCTATGCGTCATCGACCGGCGTCTGGACGGTTGGGGACGTTGCCAATGGCGCGACCGAGGTGCTGACCATTCGCGTCACCATGAACCCGACCGGAGAACACACCAACCGGGCCGAAATCGTGGCCTCGTCACTGCCCGATCCCGATAGCGATCCCGCAGTCGGTGCACTGACCGACGATCTGAGCGACGGTGTTGCCGACGACGATGAGGCATCTGCCGCGATCAGCTTTGTCGGCACCGGCGCGATCCTGTCCGGCAACGTCTTTGAGGACAACGGGGCAGGGGGCGCGACGGCATATGACGGGCTGAAAGGCGGCACCGAGCCGGCGACCAACAAGGCGGTTGTGAGCGTGTTGAATGCGTCTTCGGTCCTGATCGGGACACCCGATGTGGCTGCCGACGGCAGTTGGAGCCTGACCCTGCCCGAAGGCTACAGCGATGCGGTCACTGTCAGTATCGCGCCCGCAGTGGGGCTTCGGACTGTGTCCGAGGCGCCAGGGGCTCTGCCGGGATTGGTCAACGCGGCACCACGCGACGGTAGCTTTACCTTTACCCCGGTTCCGGGCGTTGCCTATAGTGACCTGAACTTTGGCCTGATCGAAGTGGCCCGCCTTAGTCAAAGCCAGCAAAGCGCAATTCGTGCCGGGCAGGTGGTCACGCTGCGTCACGAATATCTGGCAGATTCCGACGGGACCGTGATCTTTGATGTCGATATTCAGCAAGCCAGTGCGCCCGGGCTGTTCTCGGTCGGCCTGTTTCTGGATGCCGCTTGCGACGGCAGCGTGGGGGCGGCTGTGGACGGTGCCTTGCCAATCAGCGCGAATACCCGCATCTGCCTGGTGGCCCGTGTCAGTGTATCGAGCGCGGCAAGCGCCGGATCAACAATCGGCTTTGATTTGGTGGCGGATACGACCTATGGCGCCAGCGGTCTGACAGAGCAGGATCGCAACACCGACCTCGTGCGGGTGGAATCGCCCAATGGCGCGCTGAAGCTCAGCAAAACTGTGCGCAACGTGACACAGGGGACACCCGAAGGCGTCAGCAACGGTGCCGCTGCGGGGGATGTGCTGGAATACCGCGTCTACCTTGAGAATCCCGGCGTGCTGCCGGCGACCGATATCGTCATTCACGATCGTACGCCGCCTTATACTGTGCTGGCCACCGCCATCCCCAGCCCGGTAAACGTGGGGGGGGATGTGGTTTGCTCGGTCGCGGCGCCGGGTGTGAATGCCGGGGGCTACTCTGGCGCCCTGCGCTGGGAATGCACGGGTACCCATCGACCGGGGGCAATTGGGGCGGTTTCGTTCCAGGTGCAGATCGCGCCCTGA